A part of Desulfomicrobium baculatum DSM 4028 genomic DNA contains:
- a CDS encoding LapA family protein, producing MRYLKVLGLVALFFFSMLFFVQNHEILIQELALELKVFGWHYQTEAVPFYLIILMAFVIGSLLCTFYFFLERIRLSKQCRQYKKEVDALEREVASLRPKTMDEYTTTESTDNIQN from the coding sequence ATGCGATATCTCAAGGTGTTGGGCCTGGTAGCCCTTTTCTTTTTCTCCATGCTTTTCTTTGTTCAGAACCATGAGATCCTGATCCAGGAACTGGCGCTGGAACTCAAAGTCTTCGGCTGGCATTACCAGACCGAGGCGGTGCCCTTCTATCTGATCATCCTCATGGCTTTCGTGATCGGTTCCCTGCTCTGCACCTTCTACTTCTTCCTGGAAAGAATCCGCCTGTCCAAGCAGTGCCGCCAGTACAAGAAGGAAGTGGATGCCCTGGAGCGCGAAGTAGCATCCCTGCGTCCCAAGACCATGGATGAGTACACCACCACGGAATCCACCGACAACATCCAGAACTGA
- a CDS encoding HIT family protein, with amino-acid sequence MKTLHAPWRINYILGPKPDSCVFCLPESTDGDEKRFVLHRAENCFVIMNIFPYSSGHLMVTPYRHVSNITELDARESHEIMDYVQKCSFILEQAFNPHGINIGVNIGEAAGAGIREHLHVHLVPRWNGDHSFMAVMSETSVLPEHLRETYKRLKPFFNNLQR; translated from the coding sequence ATGAAAACACTGCACGCGCCCTGGCGCATCAACTACATTCTCGGTCCCAAACCCGACTCGTGCGTCTTCTGTCTGCCCGAGTCCACGGACGGCGATGAGAAACGCTTCGTGTTGCACCGCGCCGAGAACTGTTTTGTCATCATGAACATCTTCCCCTACTCCAGCGGGCATCTCATGGTCACCCCGTATCGGCACGTCAGCAACATCACCGAACTCGACGCGAGGGAAAGTCATGAGATCATGGACTATGTACAAAAGTGCTCTTTTATCTTAGAGCAGGCTTTCAATCCCCACGGAATCAATATCGGCGTAAATATAGGCGAGGCCGCCGGCGCCGGGATCAGGGAACATCTTCATGTGCACCTTGTGCCGCGCTGGAACGGAGATCACTCCTTCATGGCCGTCATGTCGGAAACGAGCGTTCTGCCTGAGCATCTGCGCGAGACGTACAAGCGCTTGAAGCCCTTTTTCAACAACCTTCAACGGTAG
- a CDS encoding SDR family oxidoreductase, translating to MHKKILPLLESKQRWLVTGVAGFIGSNLLETLLCHDHEVTGLDNFSTGHRHNLDEVQGSVTPEQWARFRFIEGDIRDLPTCMEACKGATYVLHQAALGSVPRSIVDPLLTNANNVTGFLNMLVAAKDSTVRRFVYAASSSTYGDHPGLPKVEDTIGKPLSPYAVTKYVNELYAEVFLKTYGLDSVGLRYFNVFGKRQDPEGAYAAVIPKWFAGLLRGETVWINGDGETSRDFCFIDNCVQANILAACATGPDVAGSVFNVAFGQRTTLGELFYLIRDEAAKFMPACAEALPSHRDFRAGDVRHSLADISKSRRLLGYDPAYDVREGLAKAGEWYARHLT from the coding sequence ATGCATAAAAAAATACTCCCTCTTCTGGAATCCAAACAACGCTGGCTCGTCACCGGCGTTGCCGGATTCATCGGCTCGAACCTGCTGGAAACCCTGCTGTGCCATGATCACGAGGTCACGGGTCTCGATAATTTTTCCACCGGCCACAGGCACAACCTGGACGAAGTCCAAGGCAGCGTGACCCCCGAGCAGTGGGCCCGTTTCCGCTTCATCGAAGGCGACATCCGGGACCTGCCCACCTGCATGGAGGCCTGCAAGGGCGCAACCTACGTCCTGCACCAGGCCGCGCTTGGCTCGGTGCCCCGCTCCATTGTCGATCCTCTGCTGACCAACGCCAACAACGTGACCGGCTTTCTGAACATGCTGGTCGCCGCCAAGGACAGCACGGTCAGGCGCTTCGTGTACGCGGCCTCAAGTTCCACCTACGGCGATCACCCCGGCTTGCCCAAGGTCGAGGACACCATCGGCAAGCCCTTGTCTCCCTACGCCGTGACCAAGTACGTGAATGAGCTGTATGCCGAGGTCTTCCTCAAAACCTATGGCCTGGACAGCGTGGGGCTGCGCTATTTCAATGTCTTCGGAAAACGCCAGGATCCCGAGGGCGCCTATGCGGCGGTCATCCCCAAATGGTTCGCGGGCCTCTTGCGCGGCGAGACTGTCTGGATCAACGGCGACGGTGAAACAAGCCGCGATTTCTGCTTCATCGACAATTGCGTGCAGGCCAACATCCTGGCAGCATGCGCCACGGGTCCGGACGTTGCCGGGAGCGTGTTCAATGTCGCCTTTGGTCAGCGCACCACCCTTGGCGAGCTGTTTTATCTCATCCGCGACGAGGCCGCCAAATTCATGCCGGCCTGCGCGGAAGCGTTGCCCTCGCACCGGGATTTCCGGGCCGGGGACGTCCGGCACTCCCTGGCCGATATTTCCAAAAGCCGCAGACTGCTCGGCTACGACCCCGCCTATGACGTGCGCGAAGGCCTGGCCAAGGCCGGCGAGTGGTACGCCAGGCATCTGACCTAG